In the Rhizobium sp. CB3090 genome, one interval contains:
- a CDS encoding thiamine pyrophosphate-dependent enzyme: MEGRFTPDHLKQLHRIFFASREIDRLEREFIKQGIAHFHVSGAGHESTALLNEFLHEDDWLHLHYRDKALMLARGMPIREFFSSLLATANSHSAGRQMSAHLSSRALNITSIVGPVGNNALHAVGVGAALKHKSGMPIAICCLGDGTTQQGEFVEAVAEAVRSQYPVVFVVEDNSFSISTRTTKQTFFDLPTGPASSFYGLDIIRADGADLQASREAFRKAVRHSRNNRTPSLVVLNVERLSDHTNADDQKTYRTLEEIETGSVRDPLVNLRAALLEAGVDAAALEQIERELTAEVQAEAALARKEDAPHVEPEAKAPYPASFDKATEYRGGKSATTLTMREALNGVLDKQLADNPDVVLFGQDIEDPKGDVFGVTRGLSTKYPERVHNAALSESTIVGTAVGRALAGQRPVAFLQFADFLPLAYNQIVSEMGSMFWRTQGAWESPVILMVSCGGYKPGLGPFHAQSFESMLAHTPGIDVVMPSSAGDAAGLLNAAFESHRPTVFLYPKAVLNNSDGRTSTDLDRHFVRPGLSRYVARGRDLTLVTYGNTVSLCAKAASAFEAQGFSVEVIDLRSISPWDEKEVLASAKRTRRLIVVHEDNRTVGMGAEIVATVTEKTDVPVIVRRLARSDAHVPFNFRNQLETLPSYSKLVDLMAEVLECEVTWHEEDKTGPTAAIKAIGSGPADESVLVTDMLVKPGDTIEVGQLVAVVEATKASVEICANIGGVVQEVFAKIGDQIATDSALLTVDADRDLSERNFALASEAHNKFVLRRLKSHSIPALRRHSGNFSEIAVSGMGFATGARRVSNEDIIHNWPNRRAEEIFALTGIKSRFWIGPDEGTLSLATKAVRDLLRQTNMTIHDMDLVIAATGTPDIATPSLASRVAVAVAEDGVRPSLAAYDMGAACSGYLYALQQAYDFIAQQNDAKVLIVTSEVLSPLLDMSDFSTAILFGDAATACLVTSRDMARNPLFAASRPVISGRPEPGDLLYVPLPEEGVISMNGRSVFTEAVHSMSRSIEDACVDAGLELANLDLLVPHQANQRIIDTIAKRSGRPALSVIETYGNTSSSSIPLAMMHVANEHPEPLNLGLVAFGGGMTSGAAIVRTIK; encoded by the coding sequence ATGGAAGGGAGATTTACCCCAGATCATCTCAAGCAACTTCATAGAATATTTTTCGCATCTCGTGAAATAGACCGGCTTGAACGAGAATTCATCAAGCAAGGCATAGCACATTTTCACGTTTCTGGTGCCGGACATGAGTCGACGGCGCTGCTCAACGAATTCCTCCATGAAGACGACTGGTTGCATCTGCATTATCGCGACAAGGCCTTGATGCTGGCGCGCGGCATGCCCATTCGTGAGTTTTTCTCCAGTCTTCTCGCCACAGCCAATTCCCATTCCGCCGGAAGGCAGATGAGCGCGCATCTTTCCTCCCGCGCTCTCAACATTACCTCGATCGTCGGCCCCGTCGGCAACAACGCGCTGCATGCTGTCGGCGTCGGCGCCGCGCTGAAACACAAGTCCGGCATGCCGATCGCCATTTGCTGCCTCGGTGACGGCACCACGCAGCAGGGCGAATTCGTCGAAGCCGTGGCCGAGGCCGTGCGCAGCCAATATCCTGTCGTCTTCGTCGTCGAAGACAATAGTTTCTCGATCTCGACGCGGACCACCAAGCAAACCTTCTTCGATCTGCCGACCGGACCCGCGTCGTCCTTCTACGGCCTCGATATCATCCGTGCCGATGGTGCCGATCTGCAGGCGTCGCGCGAAGCGTTCCGCAAAGCTGTCCGCCACAGCCGCAACAACCGCACGCCAAGCCTCGTGGTTCTCAATGTCGAGCGCCTGTCCGACCATACCAATGCCGACGATCAGAAAACCTATCGCACTCTGGAAGAGATCGAGACCGGCTCCGTCCGCGATCCGCTCGTCAATTTGCGCGCTGCCCTGCTGGAAGCAGGTGTCGACGCTGCCGCGCTGGAACAGATCGAGAGGGAACTGACCGCCGAGGTGCAAGCGGAAGCAGCTCTTGCCCGCAAGGAAGATGCGCCGCATGTCGAGCCGGAAGCGAAAGCGCCCTACCCGGCTTCTTTCGACAAGGCCACGGAATATCGCGGCGGCAAGAGCGCGACCACGCTGACCATGCGCGAGGCGCTGAACGGCGTACTCGACAAGCAGCTTGCCGACAATCCCGATGTCGTCCTTTTCGGCCAGGACATCGAAGACCCCAAGGGCGATGTCTTCGGCGTCACCCGCGGCCTCAGCACGAAATATCCCGAACGGGTGCACAATGCGGCGCTCAGCGAATCCACCATTGTCGGCACCGCCGTTGGTCGGGCGCTTGCCGGCCAGCGTCCGGTCGCCTTCCTGCAATTCGCCGACTTCCTGCCGCTCGCCTATAACCAGATCGTCTCGGAGATGGGCAGCATGTTCTGGCGCACTCAAGGCGCCTGGGAATCACCCGTCATCCTCATGGTGAGCTGCGGCGGCTATAAGCCGGGCCTCGGGCCGTTCCACGCGCAGAGCTTCGAGAGCATGCTGGCGCACACGCCCGGTATCGACGTCGTCATGCCCTCCAGCGCCGGCGATGCCGCTGGCCTGCTCAATGCGGCCTTCGAGTCACACCGTCCGACCGTCTTCCTCTACCCCAAGGCCGTGCTCAACAATTCCGACGGCCGCACATCCACCGATCTCGACAGGCATTTCGTCCGACCCGGCCTCTCGCGCTACGTCGCTCGCGGCCGCGACCTGACGCTGGTCACCTATGGCAATACCGTTTCGCTCTGCGCTAAGGCGGCAAGCGCCTTCGAAGCCCAGGGATTTTCGGTTGAAGTCATCGACCTTCGCTCGATCTCGCCCTGGGACGAAAAGGAAGTGCTTGCGAGCGCCAAGCGCACCAGGCGCCTGATCGTCGTGCATGAAGACAATCGCACGGTCGGCATGGGCGCCGAAATCGTCGCGACCGTGACCGAAAAGACCGACGTACCTGTCATCGTCCGCCGGCTCGCCCGCTCGGATGCGCATGTTCCCTTCAATTTCCGCAATCAGTTGGAAACACTGCCCTCCTACAGCAAGCTGGTCGATCTGATGGCCGAGGTTCTCGAATGCGAGGTCACCTGGCATGAAGAGGACAAGACAGGTCCGACCGCAGCCATCAAGGCCATCGGCTCCGGCCCTGCCGATGAAAGCGTGCTGGTGACCGATATGCTGGTCAAGCCTGGAGATACGATCGAAGTCGGCCAGCTCGTCGCCGTGGTGGAGGCGACCAAAGCCTCGGTCGAAATCTGCGCCAATATCGGCGGCGTCGTTCAGGAGGTTTTCGCCAAGATCGGCGATCAGATCGCCACTGACAGCGCGCTTTTGACCGTCGATGCCGACCGTGACCTCAGCGAACGCAATTTCGCACTCGCCTCGGAAGCCCATAACAAATTCGTGCTGCGCCGGCTGAAATCCCATTCGATCCCTGCGCTACGCCGTCATTCCGGCAACTTCTCCGAAATCGCCGTCAGTGGCATGGGTTTTGCGACCGGCGCCCGCCGCGTCAGCAATGAAGACATCATCCACAATTGGCCGAACCGGCGTGCCGAGGAAATCTTTGCGCTGACAGGCATCAAGAGCCGCTTCTGGATCGGCCCCGACGAAGGCACGTTGAGCCTCGCGACCAAGGCTGTCCGCGATCTCCTGCGCCAGACCAATATGACGATCCACGATATGGACCTCGTCATCGCCGCCACCGGCACGCCCGATATCGCCACTCCGTCGCTGGCAAGCCGTGTTGCTGTTGCCGTTGCCGAAGACGGCGTGCGGCCATCGCTTGCCGCCTATGACATGGGAGCCGCCTGCTCTGGCTATCTCTATGCCCTGCAGCAGGCCTACGACTTCATCGCTCAACAGAACGACGCCAAGGTGCTGATCGTCACCTCCGAAGTGCTGTCGCCACTGCTCGACATGAGCGATTTCTCGACGGCCATCCTGTTCGGCGATGCCGCAACGGCCTGTCTGGTGACCAGCCGCGACATGGCGCGCAATCCGCTGTTTGCGGCGAGTCGTCCCGTCATCAGCGGCCGTCCGGAGCCGGGCGACCTCCTCTACGTGCCGCTGCCCGAAGAAGGCGTGATTTCAATGAACGGCCGCTCGGTCTTCACCGAAGCCGTGCATTCTATGTCGCGCTCGATCGAGGACGCTTGCGTCGATGCCGGACTAGAGCTCGCCAATCTCGATCTCCTGGTGCCGCATCAGGCCAACCAGCGCATCATCGACACCATTGCCAAGCGCAGCGGCAGGCCGGCGCTCAGCGTCATCGAGACCTATGGCAACACCAGTTCCTCAAGCATCCCGCTCGCTATGATGCACGTCGCCAATGAACATCCCGAGCCGCTCAACCTCGGCCTCGTCGCCTTCGGCGGCGGCATGACGTCGGGCGCAGCCATCGTGCGCACGATCAAATAG
- a CDS encoding aspartyl/asparaginyl beta-hydroxylase domain-containing protein, whose product MTESILSAPAPTTTGQRAPEQTFGTTGIAPMDRPSAMTRFFMGIVAWAEGLNLKYAKLGNPPVYDNATFPWAAEIEKDYPTIRAELEKVLLRQSELPTFQDISTDVKTISTDSRWKTFFLLGFGVKSEQNIKACPNTWAAVQKIPGLKTAMFSIFEPGKHLPAHRGPYNGVLRLHVGLIVPEPNDQLAIRVDRQVCHWQEGKALIFDDAYEHEAWNHTDKTRVVLFVDFVKPLKFPARLVNWALMNLAIFTPFIREGLDNHKEWEKKFYAEAEALRNRPKA is encoded by the coding sequence ATGACGGAGAGCATTTTGAGCGCACCAGCTCCCACAACCACCGGACAGCGTGCTCCGGAACAAACCTTCGGCACGACCGGCATCGCGCCGATGGATCGCCCCAGCGCTATGACGCGCTTTTTCATGGGTATCGTCGCCTGGGCCGAAGGTCTCAATCTGAAATATGCCAAGCTCGGCAATCCGCCGGTCTACGACAATGCAACCTTTCCCTGGGCGGCCGAGATCGAGAAGGACTATCCCACGATCCGCGCCGAACTGGAAAAGGTGTTGCTGCGGCAGAGCGAGCTGCCGACCTTCCAGGATATCTCCACCGATGTGAAGACGATTTCGACGGATAGCCGCTGGAAGACCTTCTTCCTTCTCGGCTTCGGCGTGAAGTCGGAACAGAACATCAAAGCCTGCCCGAACACCTGGGCGGCCGTGCAGAAAATTCCTGGCCTGAAAACGGCGATGTTCTCGATCTTCGAGCCAGGCAAGCACCTTCCGGCTCATCGTGGCCCCTATAACGGCGTGCTGCGACTGCATGTGGGCCTTATCGTGCCGGAGCCGAACGATCAGCTTGCCATCCGCGTCGACAGGCAGGTCTGCCACTGGCAGGAAGGCAAGGCGCTGATTTTCGACGATGCCTATGAGCATGAGGCCTGGAACCACACCGACAAGACCCGCGTCGTGCTTTTCGTCGATTTCGTCAAGCCGCTGAAATTCCCGGCCCGCCTGGTCAATTGGGCGCTGATGAACCTGGCGATCTTCACGCCCTTCATCCGCGAAGGCCTCGACAATCACAAGGAATGGGAAAAGAAGTTTTATGCCGAAGCCGAAGCGCTGAGAAATCGTCCAAAGGCATAA